A segment of the Dehalobacter sp. genome:
TCCCTGGCTTTTTCCCGAGCGTTTCGAGAAGCTCCCTGTAATGAGTATCGAGTTCTGCCCCCCGCTGCTGTTTCAATCTGTCCCAGGTATATTCTTCCGGGATGCCGATATTTCTGTTGTAGGGCGGATTCCTGTACTCTTCAGCCATTTTAAGGAATATGAGATAGGTCAGCTGTTCCAGATAATCTCCGTAGCTCACGCCCCCGTCCCTGAGGACATTGCAGAAGCTCCAGACTTTGGAAACGATGGATGAGGTGTTTTCAGACATGGTTTGGATCCTTGAGATGAGAGTAATATTTTTGATTCGGGCTTGTTGGTTTTTCAGGGATGGTTAGGAAAAGTTTTCCTTCTTGAATAAGTGGATTCAGAATTTCCAGCCTGAAGTATTCTCTATCTTTCAATCCCATGAACTCTTGAATTTCAATTCTGCTTCTTGGTTCAATGCAATATTCCAGCAATGCAGCTATTTTATTTGATTCATTTCTTGGGGTAGCTTGCGGGGTAGCTTGCGGGGTGACGGGAATAATTATCTTAAAAATATCTCCTTCAAGAAGCTGTGGCTCAATCCCACCGGAATAAATCCTTGTATATTTGTAGAGATTCCTGACACCTGAACCTAATTCATCCGCCCTTCCGATTTCTTTGAAAAAACGAGCAATTATCGGATTTTTAGGGAATGGTGTGAAGTTAGAAGGATTTATTCTGCCATGTCCGTGTGGACGGTTCGCGTTTTCTGCAATAACCTGATTATTTCCAATTATGAATTTTGCAGGAAAACCGTTTATGTATTCTCTGTGGATGAGAATATTTGCAGCAACTTCTCTGAAGATATGATCTCGCAGGCTGATTCTCTGATCATTTTCAAGATAAA
Coding sequences within it:
- a CDS encoding type I restriction-modification system subunit M N-terminal domain-containing protein, which gives rise to MSENTSSIVSKVWSFCNVLRDGGVSYGDYLEQLTYLIFLKMAEEYRNPPYNRNIGIPEEYTWDRLKQQRGAELDTHYRELLETLGKKPGTLGQIFLKAQNKVSDPAMLYKIIDMIDKKSWVMMGVDTKG
- a CDS encoding AAA family ATPase is translated as MAFVTKHLPDPFYLENDQRISLRDHIFREVAANILIHREYINGFPAKFIIGNNQVIAENANRPHGHGRINPSNFTPFPKNPIIARFFKEIGRADELGSGVRNLYKYTRIYSGGIEPQLLEGDIFKIIIPVTPQATPQATPRNESNKIAALLEYCIEPRSRIEIQEFMGLKDREYFRLEILNPLIQEGKLFLTIPEKPTSPNQKYYSHLKDPNHV